In Gemmata obscuriglobus, a single genomic region encodes these proteins:
- a CDS encoding DUF1580 domain-containing protein, with translation MTMSEAGAFIKRDALTLRRWVSKGIRGIKLEAVKVGKSLVTSREAVTRFIAATNTTHV, from the coding sequence ATGACGATGAGCGAAGCGGGTGCGTTCATCAAGCGTGACGCCTTGACCCTACGTCGGTGGGTTTCGAAGGGTATCCGCGGAATTAAGCTTGAAGCGGTCAAGGTTGGCAAGAGCCTCGTGACCTCGCGCGAGGCCGTGACGCGGTTCATTGCCGCAACCAACACGACGCACGTGTAG